The following proteins are co-located in the Scylla paramamosain isolate STU-SP2022 unplaced genomic scaffold, ASM3559412v1 Contig131, whole genome shotgun sequence genome:
- the LOC135099479 gene encoding putative nuclease HARBI1 has product MDPDKRKAFAALVICEAMKPKKRKKSFWAKEWYKNRDTYSHITLLKELKENNPDDYKNYLRMSDDVFQDLLVAVTPFIEKKDTVMRKAISPEQRLIATLRFVATGRSLEDLKYSTAVSPQCLGVIIPETCRAIWHALRDKYMKFPSTQEEWLAVAADFEGYWNFPNCGGAIDGKHIRITCPSKGGSYYYNYKGFNSLILMAIVNANYEFIMVDVGKNGRMSDSGVIQTTTFYQKLHQKELNLPTTDMTKEGFNFVFVGDDAFALHEHLLKPFPQKGMTPQMRIFNYRVSRARRVVENAFGILANRFRIFHTAINMTADKIEDVVMACCVLHNLLRMNNKAAYTPPVMVDREDIEGGNIIPGVWREGNAALVPLQVGQNRNVSSGAKENRDKYVAYFNSTGAVPWQNNMA; this is encoded by the exons ATGGATCCCGACAAACGTAAAGCATTTGCTGCATTGGTGATATGTGAAGCAATGAAAccaaaaaaacgaaagaaatcaTTTTGGGCAAAAGAATGGTATAAAAACAGAGACACATATTCCCATATAACACTTTTgaaagaattgaaggaaaacaaccCAGATGATTACAAAAACTATTTAAGAATGTCGGACGATGTCTTTCAAGATTTACTTGTCGCCGTTACCCCTTTCatagagaagaaagacacaGTGATGAGAAAGGCAATAAGTCCCGAACAAAGACTGATAGCAACATTGAGATTCGTAGCTACTGGCAGGTCCTTGGAAGATCTGAAATATTCCACTGCTGTTTCTCCACAATGTCTGGGAGTCATCATACCTGAAACCTGCAGAGCTATATGGCATGCCCTGCGTGACAAATATATGAAG TTTCCTTCAACGCAAGAGGAGTGGCTGGCTGTTGCAGCAGATTTCGAGGGCTACTGGAATTTCCCCAACTGCGGAGGCGCAATTGATGGCAAACATATAAGGATTACTTGTCCTTCAAAAGGCGGGTCATACTACTATAATTACAAAGGCTTCAATAGCCTAATATTAATGGCTATTGTGAACGCTAACTATGAATTTATTATGGTAGATGTTGGAAAGAATGGTAGAATGTCGGATAGTGGCGTTATTCAAACTACAACATTCTATCAGAAACTCCATCAAAAAGAGCTTAATTTGCCTACGACGGACATGACGAAAGAAGGCTTCAATTTCGTCTTTGTAGGGGACGATGCCTTTGCTTTGCATGAGCATTTGTTAAAACCATTCCCTCAGAAAGGCATGACTCCTCAGATGCGTATCTTCAATTATCGGGTATCCAGAGCTAGGCGTGTCGTGGAAAATGCATTCGGCATTTTAGCTAACCGCTTCCGCATTTTTCACACAGCAATTAATATGACGGCTGACAAAATAGAGGACGTCGTTATGGCTTGCTGCGTTTTACACAATTTATTGCGCATGAACAATAAAGCTGCTTATACACCTCCCGTTATGGTTGACCGAGAAGATATTGAGGGTGGAAACATAATACCAGGTGTTTGGAGAGAGGGAAATGCAGCACTTGTTCCTTTGCAAGTCGGCCAAAATCGCAATGTATCATCTGGCGCCAAAGAAAATAGGGATAAGTATGTTGCCTATTTTAACAGCACTGGCGCAGTACCATGGCAGAATAATATGGCATGA